A window of the Deltaproteobacteria bacterium genome harbors these coding sequences:
- a CDS encoding DUF2281 domain-containing protein has translation MDLIHRLQPHEEVIITENDRPVARLVATADSKPKRQLGTLKGTVLYMAPDFDAPLEDFKEYME, from the coding sequence GTGGATTTGATTCATCGACTGCAGCCGCATGAGGAAGTTATCATTACTGAGAATGATCGGCCGGTGGCGAGGTTGGTCGCAACTGCAGATTCCAAACCGAAGCGGCAGTTGGGAACGCTCAAAGGGACCGTGTTGTACATGGCACCGGATTTTGATGCTCCACTGGAGGATTTCAAGGAGTACATGGAGTGA
- a CDS encoding type II toxin-antitoxin system VapC family toxin, whose amino-acid sequence MRLLLDTHTSLWAVDNPSLLGSQAKIVLEDLSNFLLVSAATVWEMAIKVGTKKLDLSFPYRQWMTQAIRDLGVSILPVTVEYADVQAGLYPHHNDPFDRLLIAQVLYEQVSIVSVASA is encoded by the coding sequence GTGAGGTTACTGCTCGATACTCACACCTCCCTCTGGGCCGTAGACAATCCGTCGTTGTTAGGGTCACAAGCCAAAATCGTCTTGGAGGATCTCTCAAACTTCTTGTTAGTAAGCGCAGCTACCGTCTGGGAAATGGCAATTAAGGTCGGGACGAAAAAGCTTGACCTTTCGTTTCCATACCGTCAGTGGATGACGCAGGCGATCCGTGATCTGGGAGTCAGCATTTTGCCTGTGACAGTAGAGTATGCCGACGTCCAAGCGGGACTTTACCCACACCACAATGATCCATTCGACCGTTTACTGATCGCGCAAGTGCTGTACGAGCAGGTGTCGATCGTGAGTGTTGCCTCAGCTTGA
- a CDS encoding trypsin-like serine protease — translation MRRGGGHGWSIFTFVCICQVFLPGFFAFADVDYSSLTKGVVKIVAKETGAGVILANTDGVATIVTAWHVVKDAQAVTVRFPGKANVPFAANVYQFDTKLDLAVLTVQPTAEKKIPQALPRFLRGDVERLNLGDRISAIGHPAGADWQLAALANTLQNINATDSRLFEFTNQSIDEGNSGGPVFDEQGRLIGIVKAIVPPSRAEAVKIGVILTTLKNWQIDPTQLDEEQGNTAGMVRIPAGEFFMGCNKDVDTECDSDEATSRLNLSEFLIDQTEVTVAQFAQCVDANKCSSQGLTMPYWDNKEQPEFAWACNWGKAGRESHPVNCVEWNQAKAFCESVEKRLPTEAEWEKAARGTDGRKYPWGNIGYEAVGKAANITDETAKKNQPTWKIAEGYDDGFYGTAPVGSFLGGKSPYGALDMVGNVWEWAADWYDEKKNARVVRGGSWYSRPQHARASARLGYEPGSRDDVVGFRCAQ, via the coding sequence ATGCGAAGAGGTGGTGGGCACGGATGGAGTATCTTTACGTTTGTTTGTATCTGCCAGGTTTTCTTGCCTGGTTTCTTCGCGTTTGCTGATGTTGATTACTCGTCCTTAACAAAAGGTGTCGTCAAGATCGTTGCAAAAGAAACTGGTGCAGGGGTTATTCTTGCCAATACCGATGGAGTTGCAACGATCGTTACCGCTTGGCACGTCGTCAAAGATGCGCAAGCTGTAACCGTGCGATTTCCCGGGAAAGCGAACGTACCATTTGCGGCGAACGTTTATCAGTTTGATACAAAACTTGACCTCGCGGTCCTGACCGTGCAGCCAACGGCTGAAAAGAAAATTCCGCAAGCGCTTCCGCGTTTTTTGCGCGGAGACGTTGAGAGGCTGAACCTTGGCGATCGCATCTCCGCTATTGGTCATCCCGCAGGAGCGGATTGGCAACTGGCGGCATTGGCGAACACCCTCCAGAATATCAATGCAACTGATTCGCGCTTGTTTGAGTTTACTAACCAGAGCATTGATGAAGGAAATTCCGGCGGGCCAGTGTTTGACGAACAAGGAAGACTCATTGGCATTGTGAAAGCGATTGTTCCTCCGAGTCGTGCAGAGGCAGTGAAAATTGGTGTAATTTTGACGACGCTGAAGAACTGGCAAATCGACCCGACGCAACTGGACGAGGAGCAAGGAAACACTGCCGGTATGGTTCGTATACCCGCCGGAGAGTTTTTTATGGGCTGTAATAAGGATGTCGATACAGAATGTGATAGTGACGAGGCGACAAGCCGACTGAACTTATCAGAATTCCTGATTGATCAGACAGAAGTGACGGTAGCGCAGTTTGCCCAGTGTGTGGATGCGAATAAATGTTCGAGTCAAGGGTTAACGATGCCGTATTGGGACAATAAAGAGCAGCCGGAATTTGCCTGGGCATGCAATTGGGGAAAGGCGGGCCGTGAGAGTCATCCAGTCAACTGTGTAGAGTGGAATCAAGCGAAAGCCTTTTGTGAGTCAGTGGAGAAGCGGTTACCAACTGAAGCAGAATGGGAGAAGGCTGCGCGAGGGACGGATGGTCGCAAGTATCCGTGGGGAAACATAGGGTACGAAGCGGTAGGGAAGGCAGCGAATATTACTGATGAGACGGCGAAAAAGAATCAACCAACATGGAAAATTGCTGAAGGGTATGATGATGGTTTTTATGGAACAGCACCTGTGGGCTCTTTTCTTGGTGGGAAGTCCCCCTATGGAGCTTTAGATATGGTGGGCAATGTGTGGGAATGGGCGGCGGATTGGTATGACGAAAAGAAGAATGCCCGCGTCGTTCGTGGGGGTTCGTGGTACTCTCGCCCGCAGCACGCCCGCGCGTCCGCCCGCCTCGGGTACGAGCCAGGCAGCCGCGACGACGTTGTCGGTTTTCGTTGCGCCCAGTAG
- a CDS encoding toll/interleukin-1 receptor domain-containing protein, translated as MSDIFLSHVQEDAAVALQIALGLEAAGYSTWCYEIDSVPGPSYLVQTGEAIEKSQAVILLISSAALASHQISREVDRAHENGKPIVPILCDVTHDQFQQRAPAWRQAIGTATSFHIPAKGIDTLVPELVRGLAMLGAQSTGTCEDARIALLQKQLTEQQAKPQTAAVHRGTSSETRTSQQTSSMRASSALAQHRLTKARWLSALAAAVAVLFLVLALLPKSVYVTGDLKVSQLSFVIGEPIPSDLFRSINTKAFTLSGVDSVLLGDGTLEVQEVQQAQTADAGPWRSLGHLESVTIGLVNRESSQVTLREVSLNGLDLQPHSTVMFSWLEAEPHSLNVHVSRNAVTGKVVTPPTLQFSCVECPITDKNGREYAGARWRLGSDSRRIVHFQSAPGGVTLGLDLAESILWKETDSPIPIADAFDLKQLDEENGTEASTIIGEGKIAIEEVGREIGVRPRDFVIFKKLSSVTLRPVSLDTGLRVAVAGSVGELRTGTKGAMQSRLPSVLAWLHHQETLVLYLSVMLFLVTTVVAILERWKIIPTGA; from the coding sequence ATGAGCGACATTTTTCTGAGTCACGTGCAGGAAGATGCTGCAGTAGCTCTGCAAATTGCGCTTGGTCTTGAAGCTGCGGGGTATTCGACTTGGTGTTACGAGATTGATAGCGTACCTGGCCCATCGTACCTTGTGCAAACTGGGGAGGCGATTGAGAAGTCGCAAGCTGTGATCCTGCTTATTTCCTCTGCCGCGCTCGCATCTCACCAAATCAGTCGAGAAGTCGATCGAGCCCACGAAAATGGAAAACCCATCGTGCCAATCTTGTGCGACGTGACCCATGACCAGTTCCAGCAACGCGCACCAGCATGGCGACAGGCGATTGGGACAGCAACATCCTTTCATATTCCAGCCAAAGGCATTGATACGCTTGTTCCTGAGCTTGTACGCGGTCTGGCCATGTTAGGAGCGCAGTCTACTGGTACTTGTGAGGATGCACGGATCGCGTTGCTCCAAAAACAATTAACCGAGCAACAAGCCAAGCCTCAGACAGCCGCAGTTCATCGTGGTACTTCAAGCGAAACCCGCACTTCCCAGCAAACCTCATCAATGCGCGCGTCAAGTGCGCTTGCGCAGCACCGACTCACAAAAGCTCGTTGGCTCTCTGCTCTTGCTGCTGCTGTTGCTGTCCTTTTCCTTGTTCTTGCCCTGCTGCCCAAAAGCGTTTACGTCACTGGTGACCTGAAGGTGAGTCAGCTCTCGTTCGTGATCGGTGAGCCAATACCGTCAGATCTGTTTAGGAGTATCAATACGAAGGCATTTACTCTGTCGGGGGTGGATAGCGTGCTGCTTGGTGATGGCACTCTTGAGGTGCAAGAGGTCCAGCAGGCGCAAACCGCTGATGCTGGACCGTGGCGATCACTCGGACATTTAGAGTCTGTGACTATTGGACTGGTTAATCGCGAATCCTCTCAGGTGACCTTACGCGAGGTGAGTCTGAACGGTCTGGACCTGCAACCACACTCAACAGTGATGTTTTCGTGGCTGGAAGCAGAACCACATTCCCTCAATGTCCATGTTTCTCGCAATGCAGTTACCGGTAAGGTCGTCACTCCGCCAACTCTCCAGTTTTCTTGTGTCGAGTGTCCCATCACGGACAAGAATGGGCGTGAATACGCAGGCGCGCGCTGGCGTTTGGGGAGCGACTCCAGGCGTATCGTTCATTTCCAGAGTGCTCCCGGTGGTGTAACACTTGGACTCGATTTGGCGGAAAGCATCTTGTGGAAAGAAACAGATAGTCCTATTCCTATCGCCGATGCGTTCGATCTGAAACAACTCGACGAAGAAAATGGAACAGAAGCATCGACTATCATTGGCGAGGGAAAAATAGCGATTGAAGAAGTAGGAAGGGAAATTGGTGTACGACCGAGAGACTTCGTTATTTTCAAGAAGCTGAGCAGTGTTACCCTACGTCCTGTATCTCTCGACACTGGCCTTCGGGTCGCTGTAGCTGGTAGCGTTGGAGAGCTGCGAACGGGAACGAAAGGGGCGATGCAAAGCCGTCTCCCGTCTGTGCTGGCATGGCTGCATCATCAGGAGACATTGGTGCTGTATCTTTCGGTGATGCTATTCCTTGTGACGACGGTTGTAGCGATTCTTGAACGCTGGAAGATAATACCAACAGGAGCGTAG
- a CDS encoding YncE family protein, giving the protein MKLFVYYGRFFWGLVALLWIIPHLAIAEIRAVLESPATKQKVTGIGAVTGWAFSTDPQAKITVKLRVDEKIVEPGGDIAWPGQRGDVAAANPSVPQAVNSGFARVVTFSELTSGSHKIGVQITDDRGSAPVIIDHEVTVIRVGGFVLLSDLNLVTSDPNKEGREIRLPFVDVTEKPVEPTPDPRTRQVRLTLGWQPDRQALGIIDSENTRDPTRPDNDTDNRPLQAFTAPERESRAAEGDTVRANLENPVFGLSALSGKTLISGWAFSTTSGSVVTKVELQLDGKLQQTIPCCTPRPDVAAANTDFPQAGNSGFATEVNLNDLAAPPKTLEVVIQTTNDKKTFSLPVTVVRLGDLSFIDRIDLPSVAEVFVQANRTLRVEKLKVEGRDRSGTAATRTVTADFTWNEACQCFVTLSNCGDGNVAPTTEECDPGAPESTEGPSLNGASCTSLGFTGGNLKCTPVCSFDTRECTGGQKLYVTNLLDNTVSVVNTATYDIVKTIKVGSSPRSIAISPDGATAYVTNTGSDTLSIINVADNTVSATVPVGKGPQSVVVTPDNAKLYIVNGKANTVSVFDAATRQIVTNVNVGKEPQEVALTPDGNFAYVSNYADNTVSVINTGTNAVVTTISDKIGEGPSGVAVSPDGKQAYVINFDGDSISIVDTAQNTVIGEPIKVGFSPIRVAFDPDGRRAYISSVLDFSVVAFDTETKKQINAIPTFTEPDGVVVSAKGKRVFVAVFGRNGNERLVDVISTLTNSRIGSVEVGDGPFAVALTPLKQ; this is encoded by the coding sequence ATGAAGCTGTTCGTTTACTATGGTCGTTTTTTCTGGGGCCTGGTGGCTCTGCTGTGGATAATACCGCACCTGGCTATTGCTGAGATTCGGGCAGTGTTAGAGAGTCCCGCGACTAAGCAGAAAGTGACCGGGATTGGTGCGGTGACTGGCTGGGCGTTTTCCACCGACCCGCAAGCAAAGATTACAGTCAAACTTCGCGTCGATGAGAAAATCGTTGAGCCAGGGGGAGACATTGCCTGGCCAGGCCAGCGCGGCGATGTCGCGGCAGCGAATCCTTCCGTTCCGCAAGCTGTCAATAGTGGATTTGCCCGTGTAGTCACTTTTAGTGAACTCACTTCGGGTTCTCATAAAATCGGGGTACAGATCACTGACGATCGTGGTTCGGCTCCCGTGATTATCGATCACGAAGTGACAGTGATTCGCGTGGGCGGGTTCGTGTTGCTGAGCGACCTCAACTTAGTGACCTCAGACCCCAATAAAGAAGGGCGGGAAATTCGTCTGCCGTTTGTTGATGTCACTGAAAAACCAGTCGAACCGACTCCTGACCCGCGGACACGCCAGGTGAGGCTGACCCTGGGATGGCAACCTGATCGACAAGCGCTGGGCATTATTGACTCTGAGAATACCAGGGACCCAACCAGACCAGACAATGATACGGATAACCGACCGCTGCAAGCGTTCACTGCACCAGAGCGAGAATCCCGCGCCGCAGAGGGAGATACGGTTCGTGCCAATTTAGAAAATCCCGTATTCGGGCTTTCCGCGCTCTCCGGTAAGACGCTGATTTCGGGGTGGGCGTTTTCGACAACGAGTGGCTCTGTCGTGACCAAGGTTGAACTCCAGCTGGACGGGAAACTACAGCAAACGATCCCGTGCTGTACCCCGCGTCCGGATGTGGCAGCAGCGAACACAGATTTTCCTCAGGCGGGCAACAGCGGGTTTGCCACTGAGGTGAATTTAAATGATCTCGCTGCTCCACCAAAGACCTTGGAAGTGGTTATTCAAACGACCAACGATAAGAAGACGTTCTCATTACCGGTGACAGTCGTCCGGCTCGGTGACCTTTCGTTTATCGATCGGATTGATCTCCCATCGGTTGCTGAGGTATTCGTCCAGGCGAATCGGACGCTTCGGGTCGAGAAATTAAAGGTAGAAGGGAGAGACCGGAGTGGGACAGCGGCGACACGAACAGTGACTGCTGACTTTACCTGGAACGAAGCCTGCCAATGTTTTGTCACGCTGTCGAACTGCGGTGACGGGAACGTTGCTCCTACGACGGAAGAATGTGATCCCGGAGCGCCGGAAAGTACTGAGGGACCATCATTGAATGGCGCGAGTTGCACCTCACTGGGGTTCACTGGTGGTAACCTCAAATGTACACCAGTGTGCTCCTTTGATACGCGTGAGTGCACCGGCGGGCAGAAACTATATGTGACAAACCTCCTGGATAACACAGTCTCCGTGGTCAACACGGCGACCTACGACATTGTGAAGACCATCAAAGTCGGCAGTTCACCGCGGAGTATCGCCATCAGCCCAGACGGCGCAACGGCCTATGTGACCAATACTGGAAGTGACACGCTCTCGATCATTAACGTTGCTGACAACACCGTCAGTGCGACCGTCCCAGTGGGGAAAGGGCCGCAGTCGGTGGTGGTGACTCCCGACAATGCCAAATTGTATATCGTCAATGGCAAAGCCAATACCGTATCGGTGTTTGATGCGGCGACAAGACAAATTGTGACTAACGTGAACGTCGGAAAAGAGCCCCAAGAGGTAGCGCTGACACCGGATGGCAATTTTGCCTATGTATCCAATTATGCCGACAATACGGTTTCGGTCATTAATACCGGGACGAACGCTGTCGTGACGACGATTAGCGACAAGATTGGCGAAGGCCCCAGCGGCGTTGCGGTCAGTCCCGATGGAAAGCAAGCGTACGTGATCAATTTTGATGGTGACTCGATATCTATTGTTGATACCGCGCAGAACACAGTGATTGGCGAGCCGATTAAGGTAGGTTTTTCACCAATACGGGTGGCATTCGATCCCGATGGAAGGCGCGCCTATATTTCGAGTGTGCTCGATTTCTCTGTGGTCGCCTTTGACACCGAAACCAAGAAGCAAATCAACGCGATTCCCACCTTTACCGAACCGGACGGGGTGGTGGTGTCGGCAAAAGGGAAACGGGTGTTTGTTGCGGTATTCGGGCGCAACGGCAACGAACGACTGGTTGATGTCATTAGTACGCTCACAAACAGTCGTATCGGATCGGTCGAAGTTGGGGATGGTCCGTTTGCTGTAGCGCTGACGCCCCTCAAGCAATAG